Proteins encoded by one window of Dendropsophus ebraccatus isolate aDenEbr1 chromosome 4, aDenEbr1.pat, whole genome shotgun sequence:
- the ARPC4 gene encoding actin-related protein 2/3 complex subunit 4 isoform X3 gives MCLENFSSQVVERHNKPEVEVRSSKELLLQPVVISRNEKEKVLIEGSINSVRVSIAVKQADEIEKILCHKFMRFMMMRAENFFILRRKPVEGYDISFLITNFHTEQMYKHKLVDFVIHFMEEIDKEISEMKLSVNARARIVAEEFLKNF, from the exons ATGTGTCTGGAAAACTTCTCGTCGCAGGTGGTGGAAAGACATAACAAACCCGAAGTAGAAGTAAG GAGTAGTAAAGAACTGCTCTTACAACCAGTGGTCATTAGCAGGAACGAGAAGGAGAAAGTGTTGATTGAGGGATCCATCAACTCCGTGCGTGTCAGCATTGCAGTGAAACAG gCCGATGAAATTGAAAAGATTTTATGTCACAAATTTATGCGCTTCATGATGATGAGAGCAGAAAACTTCTTTATCCTGCGCAGAAAGCCTGTAGAG GGATACGACATCAGCTTCCTGATCACAAACTTCCACACGGAGCAAATGTACAAACACAAGCTGGTCGActttgtcattcattttatggaggAGATCGACAAGGAAATCAGTGAAATGAAGCTGTCAGTCAACGCTAGAGCCCGTATTGTAGCTGAGGAATTCCTTAAGAAT TTTTAA
- the ARPC4 gene encoding actin-related protein 2/3 complex subunit 4 isoform X2 yields MSATLRPYLNTVRATLQAAMCLENFSSQVVERHNKPEVEVRSSKELLLQPVVISRNEKEKVLIEGSINSVRVSIAVKQADEIEKILCHKFMRFMMMRAENFFILRRKPVEGYDISFLITNFHTEQMYKHKLVDFVIHFMEEIDKEISEMKLSVNARARIVAEEFLKNF; encoded by the exons ATG TCTGCCACACTTCGCCCGTACCTCAACACAGTCCGCGCCACCTTACAGGCGGCGATGTGTCTGGAAAACTTCTCGTCGCAGGTGGTGGAAAGACATAACAAACCCGAAGTAGAAGTAAG GAGTAGTAAAGAACTGCTCTTACAACCAGTGGTCATTAGCAGGAACGAGAAGGAGAAAGTGTTGATTGAGGGATCCATCAACTCCGTGCGTGTCAGCATTGCAGTGAAACAG gCCGATGAAATTGAAAAGATTTTATGTCACAAATTTATGCGCTTCATGATGATGAGAGCAGAAAACTTCTTTATCCTGCGCAGAAAGCCTGTAGAG GGATACGACATCAGCTTCCTGATCACAAACTTCCACACGGAGCAAATGTACAAACACAAGCTGGTCGActttgtcattcattttatggaggAGATCGACAAGGAAATCAGTGAAATGAAGCTGTCAGTCAACGCTAGAGCCCGTATTGTAGCTGAGGAATTCCTTAAGAAT TTTTAA
- the TADA3 gene encoding transcriptional adapter 3 isoform X2 produces the protein MSELKDCPLQFHEFKSVDHVKLCPRYTAVLSRSEDDGIGIEELDTLQLELETLLSSASRRLRVLEAETQILTDWQDKKGDRRFLKLGKEHEPGTPVKHKPKKPKLEGKGSHASGTGPGRPKSRNLQPKIQEYEFTDDPVDVPRIPKNDAPNRFWASVEPYCADITAEEIKVLEDLLKTPEDEADYYKIPPLGKHYSQRWAQEDLQEEQKDGARASMAGDKKKGPLGPLTELDSKDVDSMLKKSESQHDQPEDGCPFGHLTQRLLQALVEENIISPIEDSPIPEISGKESGTDGASTSPRSQMKPFSAPHTKSLEVRIKEELIAQGLLESEDRPAEDSEDEVLAELRKRQAELKALSAHNRAKKQELLRLAKEEMNKQELRHRVRMADNEVMDAFRKIMAARQKKRTPTKKEKDQAWKALKERESILKLLDG, from the exons ATGAGTGAGTTAAAAGATTGCCCACTACAGTTCCATGAGTTTAAGTCggtggaccatgtgaagctgtgCCCCCGCTACACGGCTGTACTGTCCCGCTCAGAAGATGACGGTATCGGCATTGAGGAGCTGGACACACTTCAGCTAGAGTTAGAGACGCTGCTGTCCTCAGCAAGCCGCCGGCTCCGTGTTTTAGAAGCAGAGACACAG ATCCTCACAGACTGGCAGGATAAGAAAGGTGACCGGAGGTTTCTGAAGCTTGGAAAGGAGCATGAGCCTGGTACACCTGTAAAACATAAACCCAAAAAGCCAAAGCTAGAAGGTAAAGGAAGCCACGCATCTGGGACAGGCCCAGGAAGACCCAAGTCCAGAAACCTGCAGCCAAAAATCCAGGAATATGAATTCACAGATGATCCAGTTGATGTTCCTAGAATACCCAAAAATGATGCCCCAAACAG GTTTTGGGCTTCTGTGGAACCGTATTGTGCAGACATAACAGCAGAGGAAATCAAGGTTCTGGAGGATCTGCTCAAGACCCCAGAGGATGAGGCAGACTACTACAAA ATTCCACCTCTTGGGAAACATTACTCCCAACGTTGGGCTCAGGAGGACTTACAGGAAGAACAGAAAGATGGAGCCAGGGCCTCTATGGCGGGAGACAAGAAGAAAGGGCCTCTAGGACCACTAACTGAGCTGGATTCCAAAG ATGTGGACTCCATGCTAAAGAAATCTGAATCCCAGCACGACCAGCCGGAGGATGGCTGCCCATTTGGTCACCTGACCCAGCGTCTTCTCCAGGCTCTTGTTGAG GAAAATATTATTTCCCCAATTGAAGATTCACCTATTCCTGAGATTTCTGGGAAGGAGTCTGGAACTGATGGAGCCAGTACGTCACCACGGAGCCAGATGAAACCATTCAG TGCCCCACATACAAAGTCTTTAGAAGTCCGAATTAAGGAAGAGTTAATAGCCCAGGGTCTACTAGAGTCTGAGGATCGACCTGCTGAGGACTCTGAAGATGAGGTGCTGGCCGAGCTCCGCAAGCGACAGGCCGAGCTCAAGGCTCTCAGCGCTCACAACCGTGCCAAGAAACAGGAACTCCTGAG ATTAGCAAAAGAAGAAATGAATAAACAGGAGCTTCGGCACAGGGTACGTATGGCGGACAATGAGGTTATGGATGCTTTCCGAAAGATCATGGCCGCACGGCAGAAAAAAAGGACTCCTACCAAAAAGGAGAAGGACCAGGCTTGGAAAGCTCTGAAGGAAAGAGAAAGTATAttaaaactgttagatggatGA
- the TADA3 gene encoding transcriptional adapter 3 isoform X1: MSELKDCPLQFHEFKSVDHVKLCPRYTAVLSRSEDDGIGIEELDTLQLELETLLSSASRRLRVLEAETQILTDWQDKKGDRRFLKLGKEHEPGTPVKHKPKKPKLEGKGSHASGTGPGRPKSRNLQPKIQEYEFTDDPVDVPRIPKNDAPNRFWASVEPYCADITAEEIKVLEDLLKTPEDEADYYKIPPLGKHYSQRWAQEDLQEEQKDGARASMAGDKKKGPLGPLTELDSKGNVDSMLKKSESQHDQPEDGCPFGHLTQRLLQALVEENIISPIEDSPIPEISGKESGTDGASTSPRSQMKPFSAPHTKSLEVRIKEELIAQGLLESEDRPAEDSEDEVLAELRKRQAELKALSAHNRAKKQELLRLAKEEMNKQELRHRVRMADNEVMDAFRKIMAARQKKRTPTKKEKDQAWKALKERESILKLLDG; this comes from the exons ATGAGTGAGTTAAAAGATTGCCCACTACAGTTCCATGAGTTTAAGTCggtggaccatgtgaagctgtgCCCCCGCTACACGGCTGTACTGTCCCGCTCAGAAGATGACGGTATCGGCATTGAGGAGCTGGACACACTTCAGCTAGAGTTAGAGACGCTGCTGTCCTCAGCAAGCCGCCGGCTCCGTGTTTTAGAAGCAGAGACACAG ATCCTCACAGACTGGCAGGATAAGAAAGGTGACCGGAGGTTTCTGAAGCTTGGAAAGGAGCATGAGCCTGGTACACCTGTAAAACATAAACCCAAAAAGCCAAAGCTAGAAGGTAAAGGAAGCCACGCATCTGGGACAGGCCCAGGAAGACCCAAGTCCAGAAACCTGCAGCCAAAAATCCAGGAATATGAATTCACAGATGATCCAGTTGATGTTCCTAGAATACCCAAAAATGATGCCCCAAACAG GTTTTGGGCTTCTGTGGAACCGTATTGTGCAGACATAACAGCAGAGGAAATCAAGGTTCTGGAGGATCTGCTCAAGACCCCAGAGGATGAGGCAGACTACTACAAA ATTCCACCTCTTGGGAAACATTACTCCCAACGTTGGGCTCAGGAGGACTTACAGGAAGAACAGAAAGATGGAGCCAGGGCCTCTATGGCGGGAGACAAGAAGAAAGGGCCTCTAGGACCACTAACTGAGCTGGATTCCAAAGGTA ATGTGGACTCCATGCTAAAGAAATCTGAATCCCAGCACGACCAGCCGGAGGATGGCTGCCCATTTGGTCACCTGACCCAGCGTCTTCTCCAGGCTCTTGTTGAG GAAAATATTATTTCCCCAATTGAAGATTCACCTATTCCTGAGATTTCTGGGAAGGAGTCTGGAACTGATGGAGCCAGTACGTCACCACGGAGCCAGATGAAACCATTCAG TGCCCCACATACAAAGTCTTTAGAAGTCCGAATTAAGGAAGAGTTAATAGCCCAGGGTCTACTAGAGTCTGAGGATCGACCTGCTGAGGACTCTGAAGATGAGGTGCTGGCCGAGCTCCGCAAGCGACAGGCCGAGCTCAAGGCTCTCAGCGCTCACAACCGTGCCAAGAAACAGGAACTCCTGAG ATTAGCAAAAGAAGAAATGAATAAACAGGAGCTTCGGCACAGGGTACGTATGGCGGACAATGAGGTTATGGATGCTTTCCGAAAGATCATGGCCGCACGGCAGAAAAAAAGGACTCCTACCAAAAAGGAGAAGGACCAGGCTTGGAAAGCTCTGAAGGAAAGAGAAAGTATAttaaaactgttagatggatGA
- the ARPC4 gene encoding actin-related protein 2/3 complex subunit 4 isoform X1 yields the protein MCTGGIPGPLSATLRPYLNTVRATLQAAMCLENFSSQVVERHNKPEVEVRSSKELLLQPVVISRNEKEKVLIEGSINSVRVSIAVKQADEIEKILCHKFMRFMMMRAENFFILRRKPVEGYDISFLITNFHTEQMYKHKLVDFVIHFMEEIDKEISEMKLSVNARARIVAEEFLKNF from the exons ATGTGCACGGGAGGGATCCCGGGCCCCCTG TCTGCCACACTTCGCCCGTACCTCAACACAGTCCGCGCCACCTTACAGGCGGCGATGTGTCTGGAAAACTTCTCGTCGCAGGTGGTGGAAAGACATAACAAACCCGAAGTAGAAGTAAG GAGTAGTAAAGAACTGCTCTTACAACCAGTGGTCATTAGCAGGAACGAGAAGGAGAAAGTGTTGATTGAGGGATCCATCAACTCCGTGCGTGTCAGCATTGCAGTGAAACAG gCCGATGAAATTGAAAAGATTTTATGTCACAAATTTATGCGCTTCATGATGATGAGAGCAGAAAACTTCTTTATCCTGCGCAGAAAGCCTGTAGAG GGATACGACATCAGCTTCCTGATCACAAACTTCCACACGGAGCAAATGTACAAACACAAGCTGGTCGActttgtcattcattttatggaggAGATCGACAAGGAAATCAGTGAAATGAAGCTGTCAGTCAACGCTAGAGCCCGTATTGTAGCTGAGGAATTCCTTAAGAAT TTTTAA